A genomic region of Salinibacter pepae contains the following coding sequences:
- a CDS encoding tetratricopeptide repeat protein, with translation MPFRSVLPVRMAAAVLAALLLTGTGRARGQPHSAPAAAETTAVAQTSSVLTDEFVRTTGTEGLDRLYGMQFEAAKARFEKIDARYPDHPIGPFLQGLNLWWTIMLDLTDTSHDAAFAEQMNTVIDRCDALLAEDPDHFDAALFKAAAHGFLSRLHSNRYHWWKTLRNAQKAISYVQQVEAVAPERGDYVFGSGMYDYYAAILPEEYSLSKALMWMLPDGNKERGLTLLRETATNGHYVQTEAIYFLAKVHYLYEDDFRETRKWTERLRERHPDNPFFHTFEGRVYARWGRWRQARRIFEAVVERAEAGQAGYNTHMEEIAQLYLARDRLYRDAYRKALQHLAELEQLTARETIEDTRYRVLGYLYQGMVYDALGRREMAVNRYRTVLNMEDASGAHERAETYLEEAYSG, from the coding sequence ATGCCGTTTCGTAGCGTATTGCCGGTCCGGATGGCCGCCGCCGTGCTCGCGGCCCTGCTCCTAACGGGGACAGGCCGCGCCCGCGGCCAGCCCCATTCGGCCCCGGCGGCCGCCGAGACCACCGCCGTGGCGCAGACCTCCTCCGTGCTCACCGACGAGTTTGTCCGGACGACGGGCACCGAGGGGCTCGACCGGCTCTACGGCATGCAGTTTGAGGCGGCGAAGGCCCGGTTCGAAAAAATCGATGCGCGCTACCCCGATCACCCCATCGGGCCGTTCCTGCAGGGCCTCAACCTGTGGTGGACCATCATGCTCGACCTCACGGACACCTCCCACGACGCGGCGTTCGCCGAGCAGATGAACACCGTGATCGACCGGTGCGACGCGCTTCTGGCGGAGGACCCGGACCATTTCGACGCGGCCCTCTTCAAGGCGGCGGCCCACGGCTTTCTGTCGCGCCTCCACTCCAACCGGTACCACTGGTGGAAGACCCTCCGGAACGCCCAGAAGGCCATCAGCTACGTGCAACAGGTCGAGGCGGTGGCGCCGGAGCGGGGCGACTACGTCTTCGGCTCGGGCATGTACGACTACTACGCGGCCATCCTGCCGGAGGAGTATTCGCTGTCGAAGGCCCTCATGTGGATGCTGCCGGACGGCAACAAGGAGCGGGGGCTCACGCTGCTCCGCGAGACGGCCACGAATGGGCACTACGTGCAGACGGAGGCGATCTACTTCCTCGCGAAGGTCCACTACCTGTACGAGGATGATTTTCGAGAGACCCGAAAGTGGACCGAGCGGCTCCGCGAGCGGCATCCGGACAACCCCTTCTTTCACACCTTCGAGGGGCGGGTCTACGCCCGGTGGGGGCGCTGGCGGCAGGCGCGCCGCATCTTCGAGGCGGTCGTGGAGCGCGCCGAGGCCGGGCAGGCGGGCTACAACACCCACATGGAGGAAATCGCCCAGCTCTACCTGGCCCGCGACCGGCTCTACCGGGACGCCTACCGGAAGGCCCTGCAGCACCTGGCGGAGCTGGAGCAACTGACCGCCCGGGAGACCATCGAGGACACGCGCTACCGGGTGCTCGGCTACCTGTACCAGGGCATGGTGTACGACGCCCTCGGCCGCCGCGAGATGGCCGTAAACCGCTACCGGACGGTGCTCAACATGGAGGATGCGTCCGGGGCCCACGAGCGCGCGGAGACGTACCTTGAGGAGGCCTACTCGGGGTGA
- a CDS encoding D-alanine--D-alanine ligase family protein yields the protein MSPEPLQVGIVLGGVAPEHEVSVITALQAAAALDRDRYTPVPIYVAKDGTWYTGDALLEVEAYRDLDALREDALPVALAPTPYGHLELIEDRAPGILKRLQRPALRRRIDVMLLGLHGGPGENGGVQGLCETFNVPYTSAGVFGSALGMDKVMSKRVCRQAGIPVVDFVALREGEWAGREAAALDECEAELDYPLVVKPARCGSSIGIAQVHTRAGLDAAIEDAFRYDDKVVVEKAVEALREINCSVLGDGHAATPSVLEEPVASDDDEVLTFRDKYMREDGEAAKAEGGTKRAESSPEGMAAQDRIVPANLSDERTETIQDRAVRIFHQFECAGVVRIDFMIDEATGRVYFNEINTIPGSFSFYLWEPSGVSFDALVDRLVTIARRRHRDRNGRVQTYDVNLLAEKNLQGVKADEAP from the coding sequence GTGTCCCCCGAGCCCCTACAGGTTGGCATCGTCCTCGGCGGGGTGGCCCCCGAGCACGAGGTGTCGGTCATCACGGCGCTGCAGGCCGCCGCGGCGCTCGACCGCGACCGGTACACGCCCGTGCCCATCTACGTCGCGAAGGACGGCACGTGGTATACCGGAGACGCCCTGCTGGAGGTGGAGGCGTACCGCGACCTGGACGCCCTCCGCGAGGACGCCCTCCCCGTGGCCCTCGCCCCAACGCCGTACGGGCACCTCGAGCTGATCGAGGACCGCGCTCCGGGGATCCTGAAGCGCCTCCAGCGCCCCGCCCTGCGGCGCCGGATCGACGTCATGCTGCTGGGGTTGCACGGCGGCCCCGGCGAGAATGGGGGCGTGCAGGGCCTCTGCGAGACGTTCAACGTGCCCTACACCAGCGCCGGCGTGTTCGGCTCCGCCCTCGGCATGGACAAGGTCATGTCGAAGCGGGTGTGCCGGCAGGCCGGGATTCCCGTGGTCGACTTCGTGGCCCTCCGCGAGGGGGAGTGGGCCGGCCGGGAGGCGGCGGCCCTGGACGAGTGCGAGGCGGAGCTCGACTACCCGCTCGTCGTGAAGCCGGCCCGCTGCGGGTCGTCCATCGGCATTGCGCAGGTGCACACCCGCGCAGGGCTCGACGCGGCCATCGAGGACGCGTTTCGGTACGACGACAAGGTGGTCGTGGAGAAGGCGGTGGAGGCGCTGCGCGAGATCAACTGCTCGGTGCTGGGGGACGGCCACGCGGCCACGCCCAGCGTGTTGGAGGAGCCGGTGGCGTCGGACGACGACGAAGTGCTCACCTTCCGGGACAAGTACATGCGGGAGGACGGGGAGGCGGCAAAGGCGGAGGGCGGCACCAAAAGGGCCGAATCGAGCCCGGAGGGCATGGCCGCCCAGGACCGCATCGTGCCGGCGAATCTCTCCGACGAGCGCACCGAAACGATTCAGGACCGGGCCGTCCGCATCTTCCACCAGTTCGAGTGCGCCGGCGTCGTCCGCATCGACTTTATGATCGACGAGGCCACCGGGCGGGTCTATTTCAACGAAATAAACACCATCCCGGGCTCGTTCTCGTTCTACCTGTGGGAGCCGTCCGGCGTGTCGTTCGACGCGCTGGTGGACCGGCTGGTGACCATCGCCCGCCGCCGCCACCGCGACCGGAACGGGCGGGTCCAGACCTACGACGTCAACCTGCTCGCCGAGAAGAACCTGCAGGGCGTCAAGGCGGACGAGGCGCCTTAG